A window of the Streptomyces luomodiensis genome harbors these coding sequences:
- a CDS encoding CynX/NimT family MFS transporter, which produces MPRPHAPGPEAEPLPVDAETDLRPTREVAAARRTLRAHPALLLIGIVLASLNMRAALAGVSPLLGEISGHFGLSATAGSLVTTIPLIFMGLASPFAPRLARRWGTEAVLLGALVLLFGGVLLRVASPVTALFAGGALVGSGIAFLNVLMPGLVKRDFPHRAAGMTALYTTSMIAGATVSAASAVPLEDALGGWRGSLAFWALPAAVATLVWIPQTVLARRGTHHGEPAATPARTTPAAAGPRLSRSPLAWQVTLFMGLQSLIAYVCVAWMPTIFTDHGMSKSTAGLVFAFSNMLQMVGSFVVPTLAGRMRSQRSLAVAVAALMASGIAGMLVAPVAGAWVWAALIGVGQGGAVGLALTMMVLRTGDAHTSARLSGMAQTWGYLLAAAGPLVLGAVHQATGGWTVPLTLMLTVCGALAVLGLGAGRDRKIRS; this is translated from the coding sequence TTGCCACGCCCGCACGCCCCCGGCCCCGAGGCCGAACCCCTGCCGGTGGACGCCGAGACGGATCTGCGGCCGACCCGCGAGGTGGCCGCCGCGCGGCGCACCCTGCGGGCCCACCCCGCGCTCCTGCTGATCGGCATCGTGCTGGCGTCGCTCAACATGCGGGCCGCGCTCGCCGGGGTCTCCCCGCTCCTCGGTGAGATCAGCGGCCACTTCGGGCTGTCCGCGACCGCGGGCAGTCTGGTCACCACCATTCCGCTGATCTTCATGGGCCTCGCCTCGCCCTTCGCACCCCGGCTCGCCCGGCGCTGGGGCACCGAGGCCGTGCTGCTGGGCGCGCTGGTGCTGCTGTTCGGCGGCGTACTGCTGCGCGTGGCGTCGCCCGTGACGGCGCTCTTCGCCGGCGGCGCCCTCGTCGGCAGCGGGATCGCGTTCCTCAATGTGCTGATGCCGGGCCTGGTCAAGCGTGACTTCCCGCACCGGGCCGCCGGGATGACCGCGCTCTACACCACCTCGATGATCGCCGGTGCGACGGTCTCCGCCGCCTCCGCCGTGCCCCTGGAGGACGCGCTCGGCGGCTGGCGGGGTTCGCTCGCCTTCTGGGCGCTGCCGGCCGCGGTCGCGACGCTGGTCTGGATACCGCAGACGGTGCTCGCCCGGCGCGGAACGCACCACGGTGAGCCCGCGGCGACTCCGGCGAGGACGACGCCGGCCGCGGCGGGGCCGAGGCTGAGCCGCTCCCCGCTGGCCTGGCAGGTCACGCTGTTCATGGGGTTGCAGTCGTTGATCGCCTACGTCTGCGTCGCGTGGATGCCGACGATCTTCACCGACCACGGTATGAGCAAGAGCACGGCCGGGCTGGTGTTCGCGTTCAGCAACATGCTCCAGATGGTCGGTTCGTTCGTGGTGCCCACCCTCGCCGGGCGGATGCGCTCCCAGCGGTCGCTGGCCGTCGCCGTAGCGGCGCTGATGGCGTCCGGTATCGCGGGCATGCTGGTGGCCCCCGTCGCCGGTGCCTGGGTGTGGGCGGCGCTGATCGGCGTCGGACAGGGCGGGGCCGTGGGGCTGGCGCTGACCATGATGGTGCTGCGGACCGGGGACGCCCACACCTCCGCGCGCCTGTCCGGAATGGCGCAGACTTGGGGCTATCTGCTCGCCGCCGCGGGCCCGCTGGTGCTCGGCGCGGTGCACCAGGCCACCGGGGGCTGGACCGTGCCGCTCACGCTGATGCTGACGGTGTGCGGGGCGCTCGCGGTGCTGGGCCTGGGCGCGGGACGCGACCGTAAGATCCGGTCCTGA
- a CDS encoding ABC transporter permease, producing the protein MSSLYHPTVARLTYRALLGRRRALILFTLPGLLLLISLAVRLLTGADDNTADAILGGFAMATMVPLIGVIAGTGAIGPEIDDGSVIYLLAKPVKRPTIIITKLVVAIGVTVAFSAIPTLLAGFLLNGNAHQLAVGYAVAAAVASVAYSAIFLLLGTVTRHAVIAGLVYALVWETFFGSLVDGARKLSVQQWALALAQKVEDGDVISSDVGLTTGVILLLAVTGAATWYAGRKLRSLTLAGEE; encoded by the coding sequence ATGTCCTCGCTCTACCACCCCACCGTCGCGCGGCTCACCTACCGGGCCCTGCTCGGCCGCCGCCGGGCGCTGATCCTCTTCACCCTGCCCGGTCTGCTGCTGCTGATCTCGCTCGCCGTACGGCTGCTGACCGGAGCGGACGACAACACGGCCGACGCGATCCTCGGCGGCTTCGCGATGGCCACCATGGTCCCGCTGATCGGCGTGATCGCCGGTACGGGCGCGATCGGCCCGGAGATCGACGACGGCTCGGTCATCTATCTGCTGGCCAAGCCGGTGAAGCGACCGACGATCATCATCACCAAGCTGGTCGTGGCGATCGGCGTCACGGTCGCCTTCTCCGCGATCCCCACCCTGCTCGCGGGCTTCCTGCTCAACGGCAACGCCCATCAGCTGGCCGTCGGCTACGCCGTCGCCGCCGCCGTGGCCTCGGTCGCCTACAGCGCGATCTTCCTGCTGCTGGGCACCGTGACCCGGCACGCGGTGATCGCCGGTCTGGTCTACGCCCTGGTCTGGGAGACCTTCTTCGGCAGCCTGGTGGACGGGGCCCGCAAGCTCAGCGTGCAGCAGTGGGCGCTGGCGCTCGCGCAGAAGGTCGAGGACGGCGATGTGATCTCGTCGGACGTCGGCCTGACGACCGGTGTCATCCTGCTGCTGGCCGTGACCGGGGCCGCGACCTGGTACGCGGGCCGCAAGCTGCGCTCGCTGACCCTCGCCGGGGAGGAGTGA
- a CDS encoding ABC transporter ATP-binding protein — translation MTTIAIDNVSRWFGNVVAVNDVTMTIGPGVTGLLGPNGAGKSTLINMMGGFLAPSTGSVTLDGAQIWRNEQAYRHIGIVPEREAMYDFLTGREFVIANAELHGLPDPRAAARKALDTVEMDYAGSRKIATYSKGMRQRVKMASALVHEPSVLLLDEPFNGMDPRQRMQLMDLLRRMGAEGRTVLFSSHILEEVEQLAAHIEVIVAGRHAASGDFRKIRRLMTDRPHRYLVRSSDDRALAAALIADPSTTGIEVDASTGADGGLHIQAVDFARFTELLPRVARDQGIRLLTVSPSDESLESVFSYLVAA, via the coding sequence GTGACCACGATCGCCATCGACAACGTCTCCCGCTGGTTCGGGAACGTCGTGGCCGTCAACGACGTGACCATGACCATCGGCCCCGGGGTCACCGGGCTGCTCGGCCCCAACGGCGCCGGGAAGTCCACCCTCATCAACATGATGGGCGGCTTCCTGGCCCCCTCCACCGGATCGGTGACCCTCGACGGCGCCCAGATCTGGCGCAATGAGCAGGCCTACCGCCACATCGGCATCGTCCCCGAGCGCGAGGCGATGTACGACTTCCTCACCGGCCGTGAGTTCGTGATCGCCAACGCCGAGCTGCACGGGCTGCCCGATCCGCGCGCCGCCGCCCGTAAGGCGCTCGACACCGTCGAGATGGACTACGCGGGCTCCCGCAAGATCGCCACGTACAGCAAGGGCATGCGCCAGCGGGTGAAGATGGCCTCCGCGCTGGTGCACGAGCCGTCGGTGCTCCTGCTGGACGAACCGTTCAACGGCATGGACCCGCGGCAGCGGATGCAGCTCATGGATCTGCTCCGGCGGATGGGCGCGGAGGGCCGCACCGTGCTGTTCTCCTCACACATCCTCGAGGAGGTCGAACAGCTGGCGGCGCACATAGAGGTGATCGTCGCGGGCCGGCACGCCGCCTCCGGCGACTTCCGCAAGATCCGCCGGCTGATGACGGACCGTCCGCACCGCTATCTCGTCCGGTCCAGCGACGACCGCGCGCTCGCGGCCGCCCTGATCGCCGACCCGTCGACCACCGGAATCGAGGTCGACGCGAGCACCGGCGCCGACGGCGGACTGCACATCCAGGCCGTCGACTTCGCCCGGTTCACCGAACTGCTCCCCCGGGTCGCCCGTGACCAGGGCATCCGGCTCCTCACGGTCTCGCCCTCCGACGAGTCCCTGGAGAGCGTCTTCTCCTACCTCGTCGCGGCCTGA
- a CDS encoding ABC transporter permease: MPPETVTQQRADVIHNIGYRHYEGPRLGRAYARRSLFSQSLRGAYGLGRSAKSKVAPMLLLAVMCMPAAIIVAVAVATSAEKLPVQYTRYAIMLQAVIGLYTASQAPQSVSRDLRFRTIPLYFSRPIDTMDYVVAKFAAMASALFILTGAPLLILYVGALLAKLDFADQTKGFAQGLVSVALLSLLFAGLSLVIAALTPRRGFGVAAVIALLTISYGAVSAVQAIAWDQGSTGAVSWIGLFSPITIIDGVQTAFLGAGSSFPGEYGPGTGTGFVYLLVLLGLIAGSYGLLMRRYRKVGL; the protein is encoded by the coding sequence ATGCCGCCTGAGACCGTGACCCAGCAGCGCGCCGACGTCATTCACAACATCGGCTACCGCCACTACGAGGGCCCGCGCCTGGGCCGCGCCTACGCCCGCCGCTCGCTCTTCTCCCAGAGTCTGCGCGGCGCCTACGGCCTCGGCCGCTCCGCGAAGTCCAAGGTCGCGCCGATGCTGCTGTTGGCCGTGATGTGCATGCCCGCCGCGATCATCGTCGCGGTCGCCGTCGCCACCAGCGCGGAGAAGCTGCCCGTCCAGTACACCCGCTACGCGATCATGCTCCAGGCCGTCATCGGCCTCTACACCGCCTCCCAGGCGCCGCAGTCCGTCTCCCGGGACCTCCGCTTCCGGACGATCCCGCTCTACTTCTCCCGCCCCATCGACACGATGGACTACGTGGTGGCCAAGTTCGCCGCCATGGCCTCCGCCCTGTTCATCCTCACCGGCGCGCCCCTGCTGATCCTCTACGTCGGGGCACTGCTCGCCAAGCTCGACTTCGCCGATCAGACGAAGGGCTTCGCACAAGGACTGGTCTCCGTGGCTCTGCTCTCCCTCCTCTTCGCCGGTCTCAGCCTGGTCATCGCCGCGCTCACCCCGCGCCGCGGCTTCGGCGTCGCCGCCGTCATCGCCCTGCTGACCATCTCCTACGGCGCGGTGTCCGCCGTCCAGGCCATCGCCTGGGACCAGGGCAGCACCGGCGCGGTGAGCTGGATCGGGCTGTTCTCGCCGATCACCATCATCGACGGGGTGCAGACGGCGTTCCTCGGCGCCGGCTCCTCCTTCCCCGGCGAGTACGGCCCCGGCACCGGGACCGGGTTCGTCTACCTCCTCGTCCTCCTCGGCCTGATCGCCGGCTCGTACGGGCTGCTGATGCGCCGCTACCGAAAGGTCGGCCTGTGA
- a CDS encoding ABC transporter ATP-binding protein — MPHTTTVEDVTVIATESLSKRFPRVTALDRLSVDIAPGVTGLVGANGAGKSTLIKILLGLSPASEGRATVLGLDVAKDGSAIRESVGYMPEHDCLPPDVSATEFVVHMARMSGLPPSAARERTADTLRHVGLYEERYRPMGGYSTGMKQRVKLAQALVHDPRLVLLDEPTNGLDPVGRDEMLGLIRRVHTDFGISVLVTSHLLGELERTCDHVVVIDGGKLLRSSSTSDFTQMTASLAVEVTDTADHPDGTAALRTALDRAGLTVQPAGRGADGAPGSDHVLLVDVAGEATYDTVRDTIAGLGLGLVRMEQRRHRIAEIFRPDADDEGADTDAYADTDADEGAKANANGGAVDAA; from the coding sequence GTGCCTCACACCACTACGGTCGAAGACGTGACTGTGATCGCCACCGAAAGTCTGAGCAAGCGGTTCCCCCGGGTCACCGCGCTCGACCGGCTCTCCGTCGACATCGCGCCAGGCGTTACCGGCCTGGTGGGTGCCAACGGCGCCGGTAAGTCCACGCTGATCAAGATCCTGCTCGGGCTGTCGCCCGCCAGCGAGGGTCGCGCCACCGTGCTCGGTCTCGACGTGGCCAAGGACGGCAGCGCCATCCGCGAAAGCGTCGGCTACATGCCCGAGCACGACTGCCTGCCGCCCGATGTCTCGGCGACCGAGTTCGTCGTCCACATGGCGCGCATGTCCGGGCTGCCGCCGTCCGCCGCCCGTGAGCGCACGGCCGACACCCTGCGCCATGTCGGGCTGTACGAGGAGCGATATCGCCCCATGGGCGGCTACTCCACGGGCATGAAGCAGCGGGTCAAGCTCGCCCAGGCCCTGGTGCACGATCCGCGTCTGGTGCTGCTGGACGAGCCGACCAACGGACTGGACCCGGTCGGCCGCGATGAGATGCTGGGCCTGATCCGCCGCGTCCACACCGACTTCGGCATCTCGGTCCTGGTCACCTCGCATCTGCTCGGCGAGCTGGAGCGCACCTGCGACCACGTGGTGGTCATCGACGGCGGCAAGCTGCTCCGCTCCAGCTCCACCAGCGACTTCACCCAGATGACGGCCTCGCTCGCGGTCGAGGTGACCGACACCGCCGACCACCCGGACGGCACCGCGGCGCTGCGCACCGCCCTGGACCGGGCCGGGCTCACCGTCCAGCCCGCCGGCCGGGGTGCCGACGGGGCGCCCGGCTCCGACCACGTGCTGCTGGTCGACGTCGCGGGGGAGGCGACGTACGACACGGTCCGGGACACCATCGCCGGCCTCGGCCTCGGCCTGGTCCGCATGGAACAGCGCCGCCACCGCATCGCGGAGATCTTCCGGCCCGACGCCGACGACGAGGGCGCCGACACGGACGCCTACGCCGACACCGACGCCGACGAGGGCGCGAAAGCGAACGCGAACGGAGGTGCCGTCGATGCCGCCTGA
- the pspAB gene encoding PspA-associated protein PspAB, producing MGFWDALLGRSKPVRPDLDRLFGLPGAAVSLEAGSGFTPTGQGSVCFASVEGGAFSQLQRDVRELLDADTDRGGVPVEFSQDAYGFTWLLARQPPDDVAALVNDLHAVNSLLQDGGFGPQLLCSLIGFRDAAGRSLALVYLYKRGTFYPFAPLPGGTERRDNALELQVRALLGDDLRIEQDLSRWFPVWGAPGL from the coding sequence GTGGGGTTCTGGGACGCCCTCCTGGGCCGCAGCAAGCCGGTGCGCCCCGACCTCGACCGGCTCTTCGGGCTCCCCGGGGCCGCGGTCAGCCTGGAGGCGGGGTCGGGGTTCACCCCGACCGGACAGGGTTCGGTCTGTTTCGCGAGTGTGGAGGGCGGCGCCTTCTCCCAGCTCCAGCGGGATGTGCGGGAGCTGCTGGACGCGGACACGGACCGGGGCGGGGTGCCGGTGGAGTTCAGCCAGGACGCGTACGGCTTCACCTGGCTGCTGGCCCGGCAGCCGCCGGACGATGTGGCGGCCCTGGTGAACGACCTGCACGCGGTCAATTCGCTGCTCCAGGACGGGGGGTTCGGCCCGCAGCTGCTGTGCTCGCTGATCGGCTTCCGGGACGCGGCGGGGCGTTCCCTCGCGCTGGTGTATCTCTACAAGCGCGGCACCTTCTACCCCTTCGCGCCGCTGCCGGGCGGCACGGAGCGGCGGGACAACGCGCTGGAGCTTCAGGTGCGGGCGCTGCTCGGGGACGATCTGCGGATCGAGCAGGATCTGAGCCGCTGGTTCCCGGTCTGGGGCGCGCCGGGTCTCTAG
- the htpX gene encoding zinc metalloprotease HtpX yields MPHTRYAPDRGLTARMVTTMFFIGLLYVVFIGVLLALFKGAWPLIVIIAGGLFVAQFWFSDRIAAFSMGAREVSPRQAPELHGAVDRLCALADMPKPRVAIADTDVPNAFATGRNQQNALVCATTGLLRRLEPEELEGVLAHELSHVAHRDVAVMTIASFLGVLAGIMTRAALWGGLSRGSRNSNAGIAVLLIPLVSAVVYAISFLLTRLLSRYRELSADRAGALLTGRPSALAAALTKVTGQMARIPTRDLRKVEPFNAFFFAPALSGESVSRLFSSHPTLERRLEGLARVSAQLGQAGRG; encoded by the coding sequence ATGCCGCATACCCGCTATGCCCCTGACCGGGGGCTGACCGCCCGCATGGTCACGACGATGTTCTTCATCGGGCTGCTCTATGTGGTCTTCATCGGTGTGCTGCTCGCGCTGTTCAAGGGCGCCTGGCCGCTGATCGTGATCATCGCGGGCGGGCTGTTCGTGGCGCAGTTCTGGTTCAGCGACCGGATCGCGGCCTTCAGCATGGGCGCCCGGGAGGTCAGCCCGCGGCAGGCGCCCGAGCTGCACGGTGCCGTGGACCGGCTGTGCGCGCTCGCGGACATGCCCAAGCCACGGGTGGCCATCGCCGACACCGATGTGCCCAACGCCTTCGCCACCGGCCGCAACCAGCAGAACGCCCTGGTGTGCGCCACCACGGGGCTGCTGCGCCGGCTGGAGCCGGAGGAGTTGGAGGGCGTTCTCGCCCATGAGCTGTCGCATGTGGCACACCGCGATGTGGCGGTCATGACCATCGCCTCCTTCCTCGGCGTCCTGGCGGGCATCATGACCCGCGCGGCGCTGTGGGGCGGGCTCAGCCGGGGCAGCCGCAACAGCAACGCGGGCATCGCGGTGCTGCTCATTCCGCTGGTCAGCGCCGTGGTCTACGCGATCAGCTTTCTGCTGACCCGGCTGCTGTCCCGCTATCGCGAGCTGTCCGCCGACCGCGCCGGTGCGCTGCTGACCGGGCGTCCCTCCGCGCTCGCCGCCGCGCTGACCAAGGTGACCGGGCAGATGGCCCGGATTCCGACCCGCGATCTGCGCAAGGTCGAGCCGTTCAACGCCTTCTTCTTCGCCCCCGCGCTCTCCGGGGAGAGCGTCAGCCGGCTGTTCTCCTCGCATCCGACGCTGGAGCGGCGGCTCGAGGGGCTCGCCCGCGTCTCCGCCCAGCTGGGCCAGGCGGGAAGGGGCTGA
- a CDS encoding LLM class flavin-dependent oxidoreductase, whose product MRLSTVILPVRRWTEGGREVWQRAEELGFHAAYTYDHLSWRSFRDGPWFGAIPTLTAAAAATSRMRLGTLVTSPNFRHPVTLAKELITLDDVSGGRIGLGIGAGGSGFDATALLRGGEEPWSPRERADRFAEFVELLDRLLTHDVVTYEGTHYSAHEVRNIPGCVQPSRIPFAVAATGPRGMRLAARYGQAWVTTGDPKISETGTPADSLAAIGGQLARLGEACEQAGRDPDDLDAVLLTGFTPDPGRPLSSVDAFVDFAGRHAELGIDEIVLHWPIPDSVFAADLDVFEKIATEGAAQIA is encoded by the coding sequence ATGCGACTGAGCACCGTGATCCTGCCCGTCCGCCGCTGGACCGAGGGCGGCCGGGAGGTATGGCAGCGCGCCGAGGAGCTGGGTTTCCACGCCGCGTACACCTATGACCATCTGTCCTGGCGCAGTTTCCGCGACGGGCCCTGGTTCGGGGCCATACCCACCCTGACGGCGGCCGCGGCGGCGACCTCGCGGATGCGGCTGGGCACCCTGGTCACCTCCCCCAACTTCCGCCATCCCGTGACGCTGGCCAAGGAGCTGATCACGCTGGACGACGTGTCCGGCGGGCGGATCGGGCTGGGCATCGGCGCGGGCGGCTCCGGCTTCGACGCGACGGCGCTGCTGCGCGGCGGTGAGGAGCCGTGGTCGCCGAGGGAGCGGGCGGACCGGTTCGCCGAGTTCGTCGAGCTGCTCGACCGGCTGCTGACCCACGATGTGGTGACGTACGAGGGCACCCACTACAGCGCGCACGAGGTGCGCAACATCCCCGGCTGTGTGCAGCCGTCGCGCATTCCGTTCGCGGTGGCCGCCACCGGTCCGCGTGGGATGCGGCTGGCGGCGCGGTACGGCCAGGCGTGGGTGACCACGGGCGATCCGAAGATCTCCGAGACGGGCACCCCGGCCGATTCGCTGGCGGCCATCGGCGGGCAGCTCGCGCGGCTGGGCGAGGCGTGCGAGCAGGCCGGACGGGACCCCGACGATCTCGACGCGGTGTTGCTCACCGGTTTCACCCCGGACCCCGGGCGGCCGCTGAGCTCGGTGGACGCCTTCGTGGACTTCGCCGGGCGCCATGCCGAGCTGGGCATCGACGAGATCGTGCTGCACTGGCCGATCCCCGATTCGGTCTTCGCGGCCGACCTCGACGTCTTCGAGAAGATCGCCACGGAGGGTGCGGCGCAGATCGCCTGA
- a CDS encoding Cof-type HAD-IIB family hydrolase, producing the protein MVAVTPATERPNTPATEPSRPAPARPRLIATDLDGTLLRDDKTVSDRTVAALAAAERAGIEVFFVTGRPARWMDVVSAHVHGHGLAICANGAAVVDLHRGGLPIEVRPLAADRALAVVEVLREAAPGTSFAIERSGGIFYEPQYPPFHLDPGAIVAPAEKLLHDGFAHADTPVLKLLAHHPELAPDAFLQLARSVAGTHGDFTRSSPSALLEVSGRGVSKASTLARCCAERGISAEEVVAFGDMPNDLEMLIWAGTSYAMANAHPDVLAATTHRTASNTEDGVAAVIERFLAG; encoded by the coding sequence ATGGTTGCCGTGACTCCTGCGACCGAGCGGCCGAACACCCCGGCCACAGAGCCCTCCCGTCCCGCCCCGGCCCGGCCCCGGCTGATCGCCACCGACCTCGACGGCACCCTGCTGCGGGACGACAAGACGGTCTCCGACCGCACCGTCGCGGCGCTCGCGGCGGCCGAGCGGGCGGGCATCGAGGTGTTCTTCGTGACCGGCCGGCCGGCCCGCTGGATGGACGTCGTCAGCGCCCATGTGCACGGCCACGGCCTGGCGATCTGCGCCAACGGCGCCGCCGTGGTCGATCTGCACCGGGGCGGGCTGCCGATCGAGGTCCGCCCGCTGGCCGCCGACCGAGCCCTCGCCGTGGTGGAGGTGCTGCGCGAAGCGGCTCCCGGCACGTCCTTCGCGATCGAGCGCAGCGGCGGAATCTTCTACGAACCGCAGTACCCGCCCTTCCACCTCGACCCGGGCGCGATCGTCGCCCCCGCCGAGAAGCTGCTCCACGACGGTTTCGCCCACGCCGACACGCCGGTCCTCAAGCTGCTCGCCCACCACCCGGAGCTTGCGCCCGACGCCTTCCTCCAGCTGGCCCGCTCGGTGGCCGGGACGCACGGCGACTTCACCCGCTCCAGCCCGTCCGCCCTGCTGGAGGTCAGCGGTCGCGGGGTCAGCAAGGCCAGCACCCTGGCCCGGTGCTGTGCCGAGCGCGGGATATCCGCCGAGGAGGTCGTGGCGTTCGGGGACATGCCCAACGACCTGGAGATGCTGATATGGGCGGGCACCTCGTACGCGATGGCCAACGCCCACCCGGATGTGCTCGCCGCGACCACCCACCGCACGGCGAGCAACACCGAGGACGGCGTCGCCGCGGTCATCGAGCGGTTCCTGGCGGGCTGA
- a CDS encoding sensor histidine kinase: protein MAAAAPSPDPLDMAAEATRGLRGLSTELTARLPRLLEAMRSLGTGPDPHTVLDRIVRTAAELVGARRAAIGVHDPGGDAAGERGLADVVTYGATEADRERCAALLADERRAGAPAAPRAPRPPGGYLSVPLRVGEETFGILCLAGKRGGGPFTASDRHLVEVLATEAGIAIGHTRVQGATRQRERWIEGSVAVTHALLSGAAEDGPTVIAEKARELADAAAGIVLLPEDGGGLKVAAVAAGEPSALLGAVLPARAPAVPRLLAGRPVRIDDPAADPLLSTLPGRYGPSMMLPLSSGDRVLGVLAVPREHGARPFTATERALAAQFAAQTAVALVLAEAQRDRERLAVREERDRIARDLHDLVVQRLFATGMMLESAERRVDAPEVRELIERAVEELGATVQEVRTAIFALQQAPPEAPAGLRGRVLREVGTAAVPLGFQPSLTFVGPVDSRVGTVIGAHLVAALREALSNAFRHARADRIEVVVDATARLADGRPGVRLTVADDGVGVPEDGRRSGLANLVRRAEALGGASTVGPGLGEGGRGTTVVWEAPLPGGEGAPDAVP from the coding sequence ATGGCGGCCGCTGCTCCCTCCCCCGACCCCCTGGATATGGCCGCGGAGGCGACCCGCGGTCTGCGGGGGCTGTCCACCGAGCTCACGGCGCGGCTGCCGCGGCTGCTGGAGGCGATGCGCTCCCTCGGTACCGGGCCGGACCCGCACACCGTCCTCGACCGGATCGTCCGTACCGCGGCCGAGCTGGTGGGTGCCCGACGTGCCGCGATCGGGGTGCACGACCCCGGTGGGGACGCCGCCGGGGAGCGGGGTCTGGCCGATGTGGTCACATACGGCGCGACCGAGGCCGACCGGGAGCGGTGTGCGGCGCTGCTCGCCGACGAGCGGCGGGCCGGAGCGCCGGCGGCCCCCCGGGCTCCCCGGCCGCCGGGCGGGTATCTCTCCGTCCCCCTCCGGGTCGGGGAGGAGACCTTCGGCATCCTCTGTCTGGCCGGGAAACGCGGCGGCGGTCCGTTCACCGCGTCCGATCGCCATCTGGTCGAGGTGCTGGCGACCGAGGCGGGGATCGCCATCGGCCACACCCGCGTCCAGGGGGCCACCCGGCAGCGCGAGCGCTGGATCGAGGGATCGGTGGCGGTCACCCACGCACTGCTGTCCGGCGCCGCCGAGGACGGGCCGACCGTGATCGCCGAGAAGGCCCGGGAACTCGCGGACGCGGCGGCGGGGATCGTGCTGCTGCCGGAGGACGGCGGCGGGCTGAAGGTCGCGGCGGTGGCCGCCGGGGAGCCGTCCGCGCTGCTCGGCGCGGTGCTCCCGGCCCGCGCCCCGGCCGTACCGAGGCTGCTGGCCGGGCGGCCGGTCCGGATCGACGATCCGGCCGCCGATCCGCTGCTCAGTACCCTCCCGGGGCGCTACGGGCCGAGCATGATGCTGCCGCTGAGCAGCGGGGACCGGGTGCTCGGTGTGCTGGCCGTCCCGCGTGAGCACGGCGCCCGCCCGTTCACCGCCACCGAGCGCGCCCTGGCCGCCCAGTTCGCGGCCCAGACCGCGGTCGCGCTGGTGCTCGCCGAGGCGCAGCGCGACCGGGAGCGACTCGCGGTCCGTGAGGAGCGCGACCGGATCGCCCGCGATCTGCACGACCTCGTCGTCCAGCGGCTCTTCGCGACCGGGATGATGCTGGAGAGCGCGGAGCGCCGGGTGGACGCGCCGGAGGTGCGGGAGCTGATCGAGCGGGCCGTCGAGGAACTGGGCGCCACCGTCCAGGAGGTGCGCACGGCGATCTTCGCGCTGCAACAGGCCCCGCCGGAGGCACCGGCCGGGCTGCGCGGCCGGGTGCTGCGGGAGGTCGGCACGGCCGCCGTACCACTGGGCTTCCAGCCGTCCCTGACCTTCGTGGGCCCGGTGGACTCCCGGGTCGGCACGGTGATCGGCGCCCATCTCGTCGCGGCGCTGCGCGAGGCGCTGTCCAACGCCTTCCGGCACGCACGGGCGGACCGGATCGAGGTGGTCGTGGACGCGACCGCGCGGCTCGCGGACGGGCGGCCGGGGGTGCGGCTGACGGTCGCGGACGACGGGGTGGGCGTGCCCGAGGACGGGCGGCGCAGCGGCCTGGCGAACCTGGTGCGGCGGGCGGAGGCGCTGGGCGGGGCGAGCACCGTCGGCCCCGGACTCGGGGAAGGCGGGCGCGGTACGACGGTGGTGTGGGAGGCCCCCTTGCCGGGCGGTGAGGGGGCGCCAGACGCGGTGCCGTGA